From a single Candoia aspera isolate rCanAsp1 chromosome 2, rCanAsp1.hap2, whole genome shotgun sequence genomic region:
- the LOC134489978 gene encoding voltage-dependent L-type calcium channel subunit alpha-1D-like — MLPQQLLQQQQFPDEASYANSTRIPLPGDSPALQPNSSAPSKQTVLSWQAAIDAARQAKAAQSMSTTPAQPVGSLSQRKRQQYAKSKKQGNTSNSRPARALFCLSLNNPLRRACISIVEWKPFDIFILLAIFANCVALAVYIPFPEDDSNSTNHDLSILPHTFWQTCTSDEDISEKELQ; from the exons AAGCAAGCTATGCAAATAGCACCAGAATTCCTCTTCCTGGTGACAGCCCAGCGCTCCAGCCGAACAGCTCAGCACCTTCCAAGCAAACAGTGCTCTCGTGGCAAGCTGCAATTGATGCTGCTAGACAAGCCAAGGCTGCCCAAAGCATGAGCACCACCCCAGCTCAACCTGTAGGATCTCTGTCCCAAAGAAAGCGCCAGCAATATGCCAAGAGCAAAAAACAGGGTAATACATCCAATAGTCGGCCAGCCCGAGCTCTTTTCTGCCTATCCCTCAATAACCCACTCCGAAGAGCCTGCATTAGTATAGTAGAATGGAA ACCGTTTGACATATTTATATTACTGGCTATTTTTGCCAATTGTGTGGCCTTAGCTGTTTACATCCCATTTCCAGAAGATGATTctaattcaacaaaccatgatttg TCAATTCTGCCACATACCTTCTGGCAGACTTGTACTAGTGATGAAGATATATCTGAAAAGGAGTTGCAGTGA